Genomic DNA from Thermobifida alba:
CCTCGCGGAGCCGCCCGGCGTAGCGGTCCAGTTCCTGGCAGGCGCGGGCGGTGTAGCCGTCGCTGCCGTACAGCGCGGTCTCGAACGCGGGCGCGAACGAGACGGGCCGATCAGAGCGCACGGCGACGTGGACGAGGTCGGGCAGGGTCATGGCGGCGGTCGCGTTCTGCTTGCCCGACGGCACGGTGCTCACAAAGGCACGCAGGAACTCGGTGATCGCGGTGCGGGCCGCCTCGGCGTCGCCGGTGTTGTCCACCAGCTGGTCGAGGTTGACGTTGGCGTAGCGGTAGAACGTTCCGGCGCTGAACTGCCCGGCGTTCATGTGGCCGCTGCCGCGGTCGTTGTCCTTGGGCACGTCGTCCACGGCGGTGAAGAAGTCGACTTCCACGGCGGTGCCGTGCACGGTGAACGCGTGCGCGAACTGCACCGCGCCGTCCACCTCGGTGGAGGGCAGTTCGGCGAGCATCCGGCCGAACAGGTTGACCGAGACGTTGCGGCTCTTGAGGACCTCGGTGATGCGGTCGGCGGGCAGCACCCCCTTGGGGGTCTTCTTGGCCGCCTCCTTGGCGACGGCGTCCCGGTGCTCCTCGGCGATGGCGGCCAGTTCGTCGATCGCGGGAAGCGGCAGGTAGAACAGGACGGAGGTGGCGGGCAGCTCGCCGTCCTTCTCCTTCTCCAGCTTGATGCCGCTCTTGCCGACCGACAGCACGACCTGGCGGGCCCCGGCTTCGGCGAGCTCGGCCTCCCAGCCGCGCTCCCGGAGCCGTTCGGCGATCGTGCTGATGATGCGGCGGGTGCGGATGGCCCTGTCGCCGAGGCGGGCCTCCACCTCGTGGCGGACCGCGCGCTTCCAGCTCTGGCTGGACACGCGGGTGCGTTCCTTGCCGCCGTACACGAGCGTCTTGGGGGAGCCCAGGTCGTCGCGGTTGATGTTGGAGTAGGGCAGGGTCTGAATGGCGTGGATGTCCAGGTAGGTCATGCTGCTTCGGTCCCCTCGGTGGTGTCGTCGTTCTTGGCTCGGTCCGCTTCGCGGCGCAGGGTCTCCAGGGTGCGGTGGTAGCTCTGCACCCACTCCTTGGCGACCTGTCGGGGGGTGCGGCCCCAGCGGGCCAGGTCGCGGGTGAGCAGGCCCCAGTCGACGTGGACGTCGTCGCCGCGCAGGTGCAGCACCAGGCGCGGCAGGTGGCGGTGGACGCCGTCGAGGTTCTGGCGGGCCAGCAGGTGCAGGCGCTGCTCGGTGGTGTCGGCGTTGAGGCCTCTCTTGAAGACCGCTTCCGCGAGAGAGACTCCCAGGTTGGGTCGCTGCCGCGGTTTCTCGTCCGCGCTGCCGCCGCCCTGCTCGGCGGGGGGCGTCTCGGCGGCCGCCGCGCTGTCCCGCTCCTCCTCGGCGGTCTCCGCGCCCTGGTCTCGGGCGTTTCTGGGCTGGGCGGCCATGATCGCCGCCACCGCGTAGAAGGCGCGCTCCACGGCCTGGGCTTCCCACGCGGACACGGGACCGCGGCGGTCCTCGTCGCTTCGGGGAACGGGAACGTGGGGCGCGACCACACGGTGTGCGGCCAGCATGCGCGGATCGTCGGGTGTCAGTCCCACGCCGCGCCGCAGTGCGGCCCGTGCCGCCGGTTCCTCGACGACGAGTTTGCTCACCCGCTCCACCAGGGCGTCGGCTTGTTGGAGTACGTAGTTACCGTTCACGCGGCCTCCTGTCGCGGTGTCCAGTGGTCGAACAGGGCGCTGCGGTGCCGCTCCACGACCTCGGCCACGCGCGGACGTTCGCAGTAGGGGCCGGTCACCTCGTCGTAGGCGGCCAGCGCCACCAGGTTGAAGGCATTGCCGGGCCCCGCCGTGCCCGGGGTGTAGCCGCGGGCGGGCCGGTCGTAGACGACGTCCCAGAAGACCGGCTCCGCCTGCGACCAGTAGCGGCTCATGCCGTGCCGGACCCACGGCCCGACACCGGTCTCGGTCTTGGCGCCACCGCCAGAAGAACTACTGGAGCCGGGGCTGTTGCTCTCCTTCCACGCCTCCTTGAACGCCTTCTCCAAGCGTCGACCGAGCGCCTCGGCGGCCTTGCGGGCCAGGCCGATGCGGCGCACGGTGCGGGCGTTCTCGGTGTCGTCGGTCTCGCTGTCCACCAGCCAGCGCAGCACGGCGGGGGTGGTGGCGGTGAACCACTGCTTGTCGCGGGTCTGGCCGTCCTGGTCGAACCCGAAGGCGCGCAGCCGCAGCGCGTCCAGCACCTCCTGGGGAACCTGTGCCATGCGGGTGCAGTGGTCCAGGATGCGGGGCCGGTAGTTGCCGTCCTCGCCGTGGCGCAGCAGGGAGTCGAGGTCGCGCCACACGGCGCGCTCGGCCTGGGCGGGGCGCGGGTAGACCCGTCCCTCCTTGCTGGTCTGGTGGATGAAGTAGGGGTCGAGTTCCGGTGGGGCGCCGCGTTCCCGCCATGCCCAGGTCACCCAGGCGTCCACCACCTGCGAGCCGTCGGGCGAGGGCTGCAGCAGGACGGCGTGGCGGAACTGGTTGACCAGAAGCCCGGCCAGGCCGGTGGGCTCCTCCGGGAGGCCGAGCGGGTCGTTGAGGTCGGGCCGCTCCCACGGGGCGAGGTCGGCCTCGCCGGTGCCGGGATAGGGGATGTTGAGAATCAGGCTCTCGAACAGGGTGCGGCCCAGCGGGTGGTAGGAGACGGTGCCGCGCAGCGGACCGGCGGTGACGTTGCGTTCGCTTCTTCCTCGGACAACACGGGTCGAGCACATTCCCGACGGCCCGTAGCCCAGGGTCGCCAGCAGGTGCCAGGCCGCCTCGGCGGTGTCGAGCGGACGGGGGTCGAGGTCGTGGTGGTGGCCGCCGAGCCACACCTGGTTCTGTCCGGCGGTGCGCCCCCACGCCAGTTTGTTGACGCCCGAGCTCTTCGGGCACTCCTCACGCAGGCGCGGGTCCTGCAACCAGGGGCGTTCCGGGTGGAACAGGTCGAAGCGGCCCGCATGCTCGGCGAAGTACGCGTCGACCGCTGCGGGGTCGAGGCGGCCCTCGCCGAGGAGCCGGCTGCGGCGGGCCTGCCACCTCGACTTCGGGTTCTTGCCCAGCGCCTGGTCGAGTCCGGTGATCCGGGCGGTGACCAGTGCGAGCAGTCGCCACAGCACGGCCGAGGCGGGGGGAAGCGGGAGCTCCACGTCGGCGAGTTCGTGGGAGCGGACGAGGACGTCGCGCAGCCCCAGCATCTCAGGCGCGGCCAGGACGTCGCGGCCGCGCGCGACGAGCCACGGCGCGGCGGTCAGGTCGAATGACGGCGGTGAGGAAATGGCTCCTCCCACAGGGACATACGGGACAGCCGACGGGCACGGTCGGCTGGATCGGACGAGATGGACGGCACGGTAGCCGCCTGCGGTGACAAGAATGTCAGGGCTGCGGAGCAGGCGAGGGAGATCTGCGAAAAATCCCCTCAATTGACTAAATGCGACCCCTTGCACGTTCGTTTCAGAACGAAAACGGACTGCAAAGAACAGGAAAGCCCTGACGCCACTGCCAGGGCCCTCCGTTTGGTTAATCGTGCCGTTCCAGATCTGGGCAGAGAGCCTGTCCCCAGGGTCACACTCGTCTACCGATCATGCGCCTGGAGCCACGGGGAACAGGGGCATGGCCGGTCGTTCTTCAGGTCGGCGAGGAAGTTCACGAGAACTCTCCTCTGATCCTTTCGATCAGCCTGCGCGACGCATCGGGTGGGAGCGCAGCTCCCCGAAGGGGTGCGCATAGTGGTGCAGCTCGTCGGGTGTATCGACCGCTGTTCCGGAGATCCGTGTCTCTGGACAGGGATCTGCCTCGATCGGGAACCGTGATCACTTGGAATCCCGCCATGAGTTCGGGGTGGAACTCGGTCGACATCGGAACCACGTGGATCATCTCCCCCGCCCCGGCGCACCTCCCGGGGACTCGCCCACGTGCTGTGCTCCGTGCCGGGGACGGCCCGGTGACCGTCGCGTCCACGTCCTTTCCGGCGTCCCGGCCCGTGTGGCCGCCGCCCGCCGGTTCGTCGCCGCGGCGATCCGCCTGCCTGTGCCCGCAGGCCACCGCCCCGGACGAGGTGGTGGACCGGGCCGTCCTGATCACCTCGGAACTGGCCACCAACACCCTGCGCCACACCCACTCCGGCGACCCCGGTGAGACGTTCACCGTCCGGGTGTGCACCAACACCCGCGGCGTGCACCTCGCCGACCAACTCTCCACCACAAGGCCCGCACGTTTTTGGCACTGCGGTCAGAAAGGCCAGCGATTCTGACCGCAGTGCCAAGATCGTTGGCTAGAAGACCAGCCCCTTACGCGGATCGAGCAGCCACTCGCGCCCGCCCGCCTCGGTGGGGAGCACGGTGCCCTCCTCCGTCACCTGCTGGGGGATGAGCACCAGGTCGCGCAGGTGGAACGACTCCCGCCACGCCTCGGGCGACCGGTAGGCCTCGGACAGCCGGTCGAACCAGAGCCCCATGCGCACCGGAACCGTCCGGGCCACCAGGTCACGGCAGTCCGCCACGGTGAACCGGCCGCCTTGGCCCGTCCCCTTCTCGGGAAGTTCGACCGTGCAGTCGCGGTCGAGCCAGCGCTGCCCCGCCGCGTCGACGTAGTAGCACAGCACCCGCACCGAACCGGCACCGAACCGGGTCGCGAGCAGGTGCTCGTCCACGTCGAAGTCGAACTGGGTGAGCCCGTGCAGACTGTCCTCGACCTCGTCCACGTCGGGGATGACCGCGTTGCGGGCCAGGCCGCGCTTGGCCAGCTCGTCCCCCATGCGTTCCAGGTCGGCGTCCAGGTCCTCGGCGAGCGAGTCGTCGTCGTACACGTCGTCCACCAGTGACTGCACGTCCTCGGGAATCCGCACCGGTTCCCCGTCCCGGCGGCGCAGCAGCGCATGCGTGCGCTGGAGCAGCGACAGCGGGTACACCGCCTGCCAGGAACGGGGGAACCGCGGCGGACCGTCGGCCTCGGCGTCCTGCTCGGGAGTGAGCACCACGAGTTCGGGACGCTCGGCCCACGCGGGACGTTCGACGACGTCCAGGTGCTCGTGCCGCCAGCAGCGGCCCGCGCGTTGCAGCAGCAGCGACACCGGCGCGATGTCGCTGACCATCAGGTCCAGGTCGAGGTCGAGGGACTGTTCCACGACTTGCGTGGCCACCAGAACGGCGCCGTGCGTCGGCCGTTTCCCGTGCTTCGCGCCGTCCTTGCCGAACAGGTCGACGACGGTCTCGGTGATCTCGGTGCGCTGCCGGTTGGGGAACCGCGAGTGCAGCAGGTGGAGCTCGGGGGCGTTGCCGCCCCGCTCCGCGAACCAGCCCGCGAGCAGGTCGTAGACCTCCTGGGCCTCGGCGACCGTGGTGCAGATGACCGCCGCGCAGCCGCCTCCCTCCAGCAGCGGGGTCAGCTCCCTGCGCAGCGCCTCCGACCGGTCGGGGCTTCCGTTCCTGACTGGTATGTCGACGAGCCGCACCGCCAGCGGCTCGCGTGGAGTCGTGGTGATGGGCACGGGATCGACGTCGGCGCTGCGGGTCACCTTCCCGGTACGGGCGTCGGCGTGCAGCCAGCCGGGGTAGGAGACCTCGGGGACGGGCTGCGGCTCAGACCTGCGCCAGCGGTATCCCCGGGCGCCCTCCAGGTACGCCTTGACCAGCGAGTTCGCGATGCTGTGGTGCAGGGTCGCCGACAGCAGCACGACAGGCGTGTCGAGCGTGCCCAGCCAGCGCAGCAGCTGCTCCAGGAGGAGCTGCATGTAGGGGTCGACCGCGTGCGCCTCGTCGACGACGACCACCTTCCCGGCGAGCCCGAACAGGCGCAGCGCGTTGTGCTTGGCGCGCAGCACCGCCATGAGCGCCTGGTCGATCGTGCCCACCGCCCAAGAGGCGAGCAGACCGCGTTTGCGGCCCATCAGCCATTCGGTCGCGGCGAACGGATCGCGGTGGTCGGCGCCGTCGGAGAGGACGGTCGACACTCCCGGCGCGTCGGCGGGGGCGTAGTCGGGATTCAGCCACGCCATCGAGTGCAGCAGGGCCAGGGTTGAGGGACGGGCCGGATCGGTGCCCTTCGTGCGGTGCCGCGCGTACTCCTTGAAACGGGAGTGCATCTGGTCGGCGGTGGCTGTGGTGGGCAGCGCCAGGAAACGGCCTGGGCGTCCGGTCGCCGCACCGAGCAGGTCCGCCACGTGGTAGGCGGCCTCGGTCTTGCCCTCGCCCATGGGGGCGGTGATCAGCACCAGCCCCGGGCCGGTGCACAG
This window encodes:
- the cas7e gene encoding type I-E CRISPR-associated protein Cas7/Cse4/CasC, producing the protein MTYLDIHAIQTLPYSNINRDDLGSPKTLVYGGKERTRVSSQSWKRAVRHEVEARLGDRAIRTRRIISTIAERLRERGWEAELAEAGARQVVLSVGKSGIKLEKEKDGELPATSVLFYLPLPAIDELAAIAEEHRDAVAKEAAKKTPKGVLPADRITEVLKSRNVSVNLFGRMLAELPSTEVDGAVQFAHAFTVHGTAVEVDFFTAVDDVPKDNDRGSGHMNAGQFSAGTFYRYANVNLDQLVDNTGDAEAARTAITEFLRAFVSTVPSGKQNATAAMTLPDLVHVAVRSDRPVSFAPAFETALYGSDGYTARACQELDRYAGRLREVWPDDAVRGYATVEDKSDFAALGGRHDSYPELIEAMVAAAFAGERA
- the casB gene encoding type I-E CRISPR-associated protein Cse2/CasB — its product is MNGNYVLQQADALVERVSKLVVEEPAARAALRRGVGLTPDDPRMLAAHRVVAPHVPVPRSDEDRRGPVSAWEAQAVERAFYAVAAIMAAQPRNARDQGAETAEEERDSAAAAETPPAEQGGGSADEKPRQRPNLGVSLAEAVFKRGLNADTTEQRLHLLARQNLDGVHRHLPRLVLHLRGDDVHVDWGLLTRDLARWGRTPRQVAKEWVQSYHRTLETLRREADRAKNDDTTEGTEAA
- the casA gene encoding type I-E CRISPR-associated protein Cse1/CasA → MGGAISSPPSFDLTAAPWLVARGRDVLAAPEMLGLRDVLVRSHELADVELPLPPASAVLWRLLALVTARITGLDQALGKNPKSRWQARRSRLLGEGRLDPAAVDAYFAEHAGRFDLFHPERPWLQDPRLREECPKSSGVNKLAWGRTAGQNQVWLGGHHHDLDPRPLDTAEAAWHLLATLGYGPSGMCSTRVVRGRSERNVTAGPLRGTVSYHPLGRTLFESLILNIPYPGTGEADLAPWERPDLNDPLGLPEEPTGLAGLLVNQFRHAVLLQPSPDGSQVVDAWVTWAWRERGAPPELDPYFIHQTSKEGRVYPRPAQAERAVWRDLDSLLRHGEDGNYRPRILDHCTRMAQVPQEVLDALRLRAFGFDQDGQTRDKQWFTATTPAVLRWLVDSETDDTENARTVRRIGLARKAAEALGRRLEKAFKEAWKESNSPGSSSSSGGGAKTETGVGPWVRHGMSRYWSQAEPVFWDVVYDRPARGYTPGTAGPGNAFNLVALAAYDEVTGPYCERPRVAEVVERHRSALFDHWTPRQEAA
- a CDS encoding ATP-binding protein, which translates into the protein MTVASTSFPASRPVWPPPAGSSPRRSACLCPQATAPDEVVDRAVLITSELATNTLRHTHSGDPGETFTVRVCTNTRGVHLADQLSTTRPARFWHCGQKGQRF
- the cas3 gene encoding CRISPR-associated helicase Cas3'; translation: MPEHDPADGKRGAPSVDLRFWAKERGLRGKVYPLACHSLDTAAAALVLWREYLSPGLRKTIASAMETDEEHAGRCIAFWAGLHDIGKLTREFQQQIAVDLSDYPGEELSGERRSHAAATGQWLPFVLSSVGYPPTGQAAWLAAQLLGGHHGRFHEHPTAHSRSPLVELGFSSARWEEQRRALLHAVFDATGCPGAPDMLDGPTAAVVCGLVILADWLVSQEDFILERLGSLPADGSVSALRTHFEESQRRVPALLDAAGLRPITVPPATFAKSFPHIDEPNGLQTSLAEHLPSLCTGPGLVLITAPMGEGKTEAAYHVADLLGAATGRPGRFLALPTTATADQMHSRFKEYARHRTKGTDPARPSTLALLHSMAWLNPDYAPADAPGVSTVLSDGADHRDPFAATEWLMGRKRGLLASWAVGTIDQALMAVLRAKHNALRLFGLAGKVVVVDEAHAVDPYMQLLLEQLLRWLGTLDTPVVLLSATLHHSIANSLVKAYLEGARGYRWRRSEPQPVPEVSYPGWLHADARTGKVTRSADVDPVPITTTPREPLAVRLVDIPVRNGSPDRSEALRRELTPLLEGGGCAAVICTTVAEAQEVYDLLAGWFAERGGNAPELHLLHSRFPNRQRTEITETVVDLFGKDGAKHGKRPTHGAVLVATQVVEQSLDLDLDLMVSDIAPVSLLLQRAGRCWRHEHLDVVERPAWAERPELVVLTPEQDAEADGPPRFPRSWQAVYPLSLLQRTHALLRRRDGEPVRIPEDVQSLVDDVYDDDSLAEDLDADLERMGDELAKRGLARNAVIPDVDEVEDSLHGLTQFDFDVDEHLLATRFGAGSVRVLCYYVDAAGQRWLDRDCTVELPEKGTGQGGRFTVADCRDLVARTVPVRMGLWFDRLSEAYRSPEAWRESFHLRDLVLIPQQVTEEGTVLPTEAGGREWLLDPRKGLVF